ACCACGGCGATCCGCACCTGGCCGTCGGGATGCTTGATGTGTTCGACCATCTCCCGCCACTGGCGCAGGTCCGGTTCCCGCCGGGGCAGGCCCAGGCGGCGCACCACGATCTCCCCCAGCCCCTCTTCCTCCAGGCGCAGGGGGACCTCGTAGATGGTGTCCACGTCGGGGTTGCTCACCACCGCCGAGGGTTCCACGTCGCAAAAGAGGGCGATCTTCTCCCGCACGTCCCGCGGCAGGGGCCGCTCGCAGCGGCAGACGATGGCGTCGGGCTGGATGCCGATGCTGCGCAGCTCCTTGACGCTGTGCTGGGTGGGCTTGGTCTTCAGCTCTCCGGCGGCACCGATGTAGGGGACCAGGGTCACGTGGATGTACATGACCTCGTCGCGGCCGATGTCCCGGCGCAGCTGCCGGATGGCCTCCAGGTAGGGCAGGCCCTCGATGTCGCCCACCGTCCCGCCGATCTCGACGATCACCACGTCGGCCCCGCTGGTCTCGGCCACCGACAGGATGCGGCCCTTGATCTCGTTGGTGATGTGGGGGATCACCTGAACGGTACCACCCAGGAAGTCCCCGCGCCGCTCCTTTTCGATCACCGCCTGGTAGACCTGCCCGGTGGTGACGGTGTGGGCCCGGGAGACGTTCTCGTCGATGAACCGCTCGTAGTGCCCCAGGTCCAGGTCCGTCTCGGCCCCGTCTTCGGTGACGAACACCTCGCCGTGCTGCAGCGGGCTCATGGTGCCCGCATCCACGTTGATGTACGGGTCGATCTTCTGGATGGCCACCCGCAGGCCGCGGGCCTTGAGCAGGCGGCCCAGCGAGGCGGCGGTGATGCCCTTGCCCAGGGCCGAGACCACGCCTCCGGTGACGAAGATGAACTTGGCCATCGATCCCCCTCCGGATTGCTCGCTGGCCGCACGGGCGGGCGGGTCCCGCGGCAGGACCCCGGCCCGGGGCGGCCGCCGGCGCCGCCTACATCCGTTCGGGCGCCGTCACCCCCAGAAGCCCCAGGGCGGTCGCCAGCACCTGGCGGGTGGCGTCCACCAGGGCCAGCCGGGCCTGGGCCACGGGGTCCTCCTCACCCAGCACGCGGCAGCGGGTGTAGAACTGGTGAAACAGGGTGGCCACGTCCTTCAGGTAATAGGTCAGCCGGTGGGGCTCCCGTGCTTCGGCCGCCGCCGCCACCTCACCCGGCAGATCCAGCAGGCGCCGGGCCAGATCCCTCTCGGCCGGGTCGCCCAGGGGGCCCAGGTCCACCGACTCGTCAGGCCGCAGGCCGGCTTCCGCTTCCGCCTGCCGCAGGATGCCGCAGGCCCGGGCGTGGGCATACTGCACGTAGTAGACCGGGTTTTCGCTGGAGCGCAGGTTGGCCAGGTCCAGGTCGAAGTCCAGATGGGTGTCGGGCGAGCGCATCAGGAAGAAGTACCGGGCCGCATCCACATCCACCTCATCCAGGAACTCCGCCATGGTGACCAGCTCGCCGCGCCGCTTGGACATGCGCACCGCCTGGCCGCCGCGCACCAGGTGCACCATCTGGGTCAACAACACCTCGAACCAGCCGTCGGGCAGGCCCAGGGCCCGGAGCGCCGCCTGCATCGGCACCACGTGGCCGTGGTGATCCTGGCCCCAGATGTCGATGGCCCGCTGGAAGCCCCGCTCCCACTTGGTCAGGTGATAGGCGATGTCCACCAGGGTGTAGGTGTACTCCCCGTCCCGCCGCACCAGCACCCGGTCCTTGTCGTCTCCCACCGCGGACGAGCGCAGCCACAAGGCGCCGTCTTGCTCGTACACCATGCCCCGCTGGCGCAGGCGCTCCAGCACCCGCTCGGGGTAGCCGGCCTCCCGCACCCGGGTCTCCGGGTACCACTCGTCGAACTCCACGCCGAACCGCGCCAGCTGGGTGCGCATCTGGGCCACGATGGCCTCGACGGCGAACCGGGCCATGCGCTCCCAGCGCTCTTCCTCGGGCCGGTCCAGGAGGGCCGGGCCCTCGGCGGCCAGAAGGTCCCGGGCGATGTCGATCAGGTACTCGCCGGGGTAGCCGCCTTCGGGGATCTCCGCCGGCTGGCCCAGTTCCTGGCGCATGCGGGCCTCCAGGGAAAGGGCCAGCTTGCGGATCTGGTTGCCGGCGTCGTTGAGGTAGAACTCCTTCTCCACCCGGTAGCCCGCGGCTTGAAGCACCCGGGCCAGGGCATCGCCCAGGGCGGCGGCCCGGGCGTTCACCACGCCCAGCGGCCCCGTGGGGTTGGCGCTGACGAACTCCACCTGCACCCGCTGGCCGCCGCCCCGGTCCGTGCGCCCGAAGGCCCCGCCCGCCCGGAGGATGGCCCGCACGCCTTCCCTCCACCAGTCGTCGGCCAGGTGGAAGTTGAGGAACCCGGGACCGGCCGCCTCCACCTTGCGCAACCAGGCGCCGCCCGGCAGGTGGCGCTCCAGGACGGCGGCCACCTCCCGGGGGGCCCGGCGGGCCCGCCCTGCCAGCACCAGCGCCGCGTTGCTGGCGAAGTCCCCGTGGCGGGGATCCCGGGGCACCTCGACCTGCACGCCCCGCCAGGCATCGGTGCCAGGCGCTGCCTCGCCGGGCAGCTCGCCCGCTGCCACCGCTGCGGCAGCAGCTGACTCCAGGGCCTGCCGCACCTGCTGCCGCGCCGCCGCGACGGGATCCATCCCCATCACTGCGCCACCTCCCCCGTGAAGGCCAGCAGGATTTCCCGGGCAATCTTCGCCGCCACGATTTCCGTCCGCCCGCTGGGGTCCAGGGGCGGCGCCGTCTCGACGATGTCGGCCCCCACCACCCGCGCTCCGGCCCGGGCCAGCCGGTAGAGGGCCCGCAGCAAGGTCGCAAAGTCGGGCCCGCCAGGCTCGGGGGTGCCGGTTCCCGGCGCCACCGACGGATCCAGCACGTCGATGTCCACCGTCAGGTACAGGGGAACGCCCTGCAGCGGCCCCGCCAGCTGGCCGGCCAGGGCGTCCGCCCCCTCCTCCACATCGTGGTAGAACCGGCCCTGCTCCCGCGCCAGCTGGAACTCTTCCCGCAGCCCCGAGCGGGGCCCCAGCTGCCAGAGCCGCCCGGGGCCCACCAGGTCCAGCACCCGCCGCATCACCGTGGCGTGGGAGTAAGGCTCGTCCAGGTACCGGTCGCGCAGGTCCGTGTGGGCGTCCAGCTGGACCACCACCAGGTCCGGGTAGCGGTCCAGGGCGGCGTTCACCGCCGCCAGGGTGACCAGGTGCTCGCCGCCCAGCAGGAGCACCCGTTTCCCGCCGGCGTAGGGCCGCCGCAGGGCAGCCTCGATCCGGGCCAGGCTCTGGCCCAGATTGCCCAGCGGCAGGGCGATGTCCCCGGCGTCGTGGATCGCCAGTTCCTCCAGGTCCCGGTCCAGATGGGGGCTGTACGTCTCCAGGGCGTAGGACGCTTCACGGATGCGGGCGGGCCCCCAGCGGGTGCCCGCCCGGTAACTGACGGTAAGTTCCAGGGGCGCGCCGGCCAGCACCCACTGGGCCTCGGGGTAGCCGGCCTCCGCCGCCATGAACCGTCCCGGCCGTTCCCAGAGGCCGGGAGACCAGGGTTCTTCCATGGCCGTGTCCCTCAAGACCCCTTGCTGCCCGGAACCGGTGGGCCACCCGCCGGTGCACCGGCCGGCTCCGGCTCCACCAGCTCGGCAACGAAGGGTGGTAGTGCAAAGGCTGCCCGGTGGACCTCCGGACTGTAGTACCGCGTCTGGAGGCGCGCTTCTTCCCAGGCCCCTTCCCGTGGCCGGCGCGGGTCGGTTCCCCGCGTGCCCACGCTGTAGGTCCAGAAACCGCCGGGGTAGGTGGGCACCACGCCCCAGTACAGTCCGGCCACGGGGAAGACCTGCCGCAACGAGGCCTGCACCTGGCGAATCAGCTCGCGGTTGAAGAAGGGCGACTCCGACTGCTGGACGAAGATGCCCCCGGGCCGCAACGCCCGGAAGACGGCACGGTGAAAGTCCGAGCCAAAGAGGGCCACCGCCGGCCCCACCGGATCGGTGGAGTCGACGATGATCACATCGTAGGCGTCGGGATGTTCCTCCACGTGGCGGATGCCGTCGGTGAAGAACACCCGGGCGCGGGCGTCGGCAAAGTTGTTCAGCTCGGGCAGGTGCCGGCGCGAGACCTCGACCACCCGCTGGTCGATCTCCGCCATGTGGGCCTCTTCCACCGTGGGGTGGCGCAGGACCTCCCGCAGGACGCCACCGTCCCCGCCGCCAATGACCAGCACCCGCCGCGGATGGGGGTGGGCAAACAGGGGCACGTGGGCCATCATCTCGTGATAGGCGAACTCGTCCTTCTCGGTGGTCTGGATCACGTCGTCCAGCACCAGCATGCGGCCGAACTGGACGGTGTCCAGCACCATGATCTCCTGGTAGGGGCTGCGCTCCTGGTGGAGCACCTGCCGCACCCGCACCGAGATCCGGAGGTCGGCCGTTTGGTCTTCGGAAAACCAAACCTGCACTGCGCCCACCCCGCTCTACCGCCGGAACGGCGCCGCTCCGGTGACGGGTCCGCCGCCCGGCATGCTGAAACCTAGTACCAGAGCACCGCCGCGGCCACCACGGCGCCGGGCCGGTCCCCCACCACCATCTCCGCCGCGGCGACCCGCACCTCCCGCAGGGCCATGCCCCGCCGCCGGAAGGCCTCTTCCACCATGGCCCGCACGGCCTGCTCGGCTTCCTTCTGGGTACAATGCCCCGAAAATTCCATGATGGTGCCGTAGTCACGGTCGGAGAACCCGACCGCCACCGCCGCGGCGATCCGGTCGCCCTTGACGTCGCTGGCGATGGTTCCGTAGGCCGTGGGGGTCAGGGAACCCGGGGGGATGTCCAGCTTCTCCACCACCTCGCAGTCGGGCGGAAGGATGCTGGACACCTTGATCAGATTGAGGTTGCCGATGCCGGCCGCCAGCAGGGCGTTGTCGAAGGCCGTCAGCTTGTGGTCGCCCTCGCCGCTGCCCGCCACCACCGTGACCTTCTTGGGTGTGGGAAGCAACCCCTTCGCCTCCTTGCCCGGTGCCGGTATGCGACGCGGGGGCTGCCGGGGCCTGGCCGCCGCGAAAACACGGCCGCCGGCCCTGTTCCCGGCCGGCATGCCCCCTGCAGAGCCGGACAGGCGCCCGGCGAGCCGCACCGGCGCCGTCCACGGCCCCGCGCCCGCTTTGCCGGCCGCTCGTCCGGCCGGGCCGTCCTGAAAACCATGCTGTAATGTATCGAAACCCTCCCGGCCATGCAAGGACGAGTTGGGCGGCCATACTACCCGCGGGAGGGTTGCTGATGGGCACCGCCAACGGCGCCCGGCACGGGGGGACGAACCGGCCCGGGCCGCGCGGCGGGGGATACACCGAGTGGCGCCCGCGGCGCCGCACCGGCGGTATGGGCGACCGCCGGCCCGGCCCCGCAGGAACCGGCGGGCGCGGTTCCGGACATCGGGGAGGCCGCCACGGGCGACCGTCCCTGGCCCGGCGGGTTGCCCGCTGGGCGGGCCTGGCGGTGGTCTTCCTGGCCCTGGCCGGGGCCGGCGTCGTGGCTTTCGCCGCCGCCACGCCCCTGCCCAAGCCCCAGGTCCCCCAGGCCACGGTGGTCTACGACATCGAGGGCCGGATGATCGCCAGCCTGTACCGCCAGAACCGCCAGGTGGCCCGGCCCGAAGAGATCCCGCGCAGCTTGCGCCAGGCCGTGGTGGCCGCGGAGGACGCCCGGTTCTACCGCCACCACGGCTTCGATCCCGTGGCCATCGGCCGGGCCGTGGTGCGCAACCTGGAGGCCGGGCGCATCGTGGAAGGGGGCTCGTCCATCACCCAGCAGCTGGCCCGGACCCTGTACGACCTCTCCCTGGAACGCACCGTCGGCCGCAAGTTCCGGGAAGCGCTGCTGGCGGTCAAGCTGGAGACCCACTACACCAAAGACCAGATCCTGACCATGTACCTCAACCAGGTGTACTTCGGGCGCGGTGCCTACGGGGCCAAGGTGGCGGCCCGGGAGTATTTCGGCAAGCCCCTGGATGAGCTGACCCTGGCCGAATCGGCCACCCTGGCCGCCTTCATCCGCGGTCCCGAGATCTACTGGCGCGATCCGGAGCGGGCCAAGGGGCGGCGCGACTGGGTGCTCTCGCGCATGGCCGAGCTGGGGATGATCACGGCGGCGGAGGCCGAGCAGGCCCAGGCGGAGCCCCTGCGCCTGCGGCCGCCGGACGAGCCGGACACCCGGGCGCCCTACTTCGTCGACTACGTCCGGGACCAGCTGGCCGCCCAGGTGCCCGAGCTGGCAAACCAGATCTATACCGGCGGGTTCCGCATCTACACCACCCTGGACCTGGACATGCAGCAAGCGGCGGAAGCCGCCGTGCAGCGCCTGGACGACCTGGTGGCCCCCCTGGAGGAGCACCAGGGCATACCGCAGCCCCAGGTAGCCCTGATCGCCCTCGACCCGTCCACCGGCGGCATCCGAGCCATGGTGGGCGGCCGTGACTTCGAAACGACGCCCTTCAACCGGGCGGTGCGGGCCCGCCGCCAGCCGGGGTCCGCCTTCAAGCCTTTCCTCTACACGGCCGTGCTGGCCGCCGGGGAACCCATCACCACGCCGGTGGCGTGCCGTGCCCGCGAGTACCCCGGTGGAGAGGGCGGCCGGCCTTACGTACCCAGCGATTACGGGGACGAGAGGTACCACAACGCCTTCCTGGACATCCGGCGGGCCGTGGCCATCTCCGACAACGTGGTCGCCGTGGAGTGGATGAACCGGGTCAAGCCGGGACGCGTGGCCGCCCTGGCCCGGCGCATGGGCATCACCTCGCCCCTCACCACCCAGCACCTGACCCTGGCCCTGGGCGAATCGGCCGTCACCCCCCTGGAGCTGGCACGCGGCTACGCGACCCTGGCCAACCTGGGCCAGCGGGTCGACCCCTTCGCCATCCTGCGGGTTGAAGATCGTGACGGCAGGGTGCTCTTCCAGCACGACCCCCAGGCGGAACGGGTCCTCGCCCCCGATGTGGCCTGGCTGATGACCGATGTGCTCAAGAGCGTCTTCGATCCCGCCTATAGCGGCACCGGGCGCGCCCTGGGCATCGGCCGGCCCGCGGCGGGCAAGACGGGGACCACCGACGCGTCGCGGGACGTCTGGTTCGTGGGCTATACACCGGACCTGGTGGCTGCGGTCTGGGTTGGTGCCGATGACAACCGGCAAACGGTCCGGCTGCCCGGTGGCGCGGGGGCCACGGGGAGCAGCACCGCCGGGCGCATCTGGCAGGCGTTCATGCGGGTCGCGCTGGAGGGGCGCCCCGCGCGGGACTGGCCCCGTCCCGACGGGGTGGTGCGGGCCAGCGCCTGCACCCTGACAGGTGCTCTGGACAACCCGCAGTTCCAGTGGCGGGAGGAATGGTTCCTGGCCGGGCACGTGCCCCCGCCCAACTGCCTGGCCCTCCTGCAGGATCCTCACATCCGGGAGGACCTGGCCGCCGCCGGAGGCGCACCCCGGGGGCTCTTGCCGGTGCCCCTGCCTTCGCTGCCCGAGCTACCGGGGCTGCCCGGGTTGCGGCCTCCCGCAACGGAGCCGCCGGGCCCAGGGCGGGAAGCACCGGAGGGCGGCCCGCCCGGCGGCCGTCCCGATCCCGAGAGCCCGCAGGCGCCGGCGGAGCCACCTCGCGGGCCGGCCCAGGAACCGGAAGGCGGGCCGGAAGGGGAAGAACCGGAAGAAGCTCCGTCCCAGCCCGGCGGCCCCAGCCCGGGCGCCGCGCGCGGGGGTAGGGAGCGCGGCGGGCCAGGCTCCCCGCCTGGCAGCCCGCAGGGCGAGGCCACCCCCGAACAGGGCCCTCCCGGCCAGGGCGGGCCGGAGGCGCCCGCAGGAGACGTGCCCGGCAGCGGTGCCGGTCCCGGGCAGGACGGTGCCGGTGACGCGACCCCGGGGCACCGACCGCCGGCCGGTCCCCGGGATGCCGGTGCGGGCTGGCCCTGGGAGAGCTTGCCGCGCCCGCCCGAGGGCCGGGCACCGCATCCCTAGCGGAACGGCTGGGTCAGCTTACCCGGTCAGTAGTGGTACGGCTCGCCCCGGAGGATGCGGAAGGCGCGGTAGAGCTGCTCCAGCAGGATCACGGGCACCA
This is a stretch of genomic DNA from Thermaerobacter sp. PB12/4term. It encodes these proteins:
- a CDS encoding CTP synthase, whose amino-acid sequence is MAKFIFVTGGVVSALGKGITAASLGRLLKARGLRVAIQKIDPYINVDAGTMSPLQHGEVFVTEDGAETDLDLGHYERFIDENVSRAHTVTTGQVYQAVIEKERRGDFLGGTVQVIPHITNEIKGRILSVAETSGADVVIVEIGGTVGDIEGLPYLEAIRQLRRDIGRDEVMYIHVTLVPYIGAAGELKTKPTQHSVKELRSIGIQPDAIVCRCERPLPRDVREKIALFCDVEPSAVVSNPDVDTIYEVPLRLEEEGLGEIVVRRLGLPRREPDLRQWREMVEHIKHPDGQVRIAVVGKYVDLTDAYISVAEALGHGGIAHRLGVDIHWIHSEAVEEQGAERLLKDMHGILVPGGFGYRGVEGKIAAARYAREHGVPYLGICLGLQCAVIEFARHVLGLEGAHSTEFDAGTPHPVIDLMEEQKQVTNLGGTMRLGRYPCRLEPGSLAWELYGRQELIYERHRHRYEVNNRYRDRLNAAGLRTTGVWPEGDLVEVVELQGHPWFVGTQYHPELKSRPTRPHPLFAGFVRAAAERAGLRPVRAGARS
- the argS gene encoding arginine--tRNA ligase yields the protein MGMDPVAAARQQVRQALESAAAAAVAAGELPGEAAPGTDAWRGVQVEVPRDPRHGDFASNAALVLAGRARRAPREVAAVLERHLPGGAWLRKVEAAGPGFLNFHLADDWWREGVRAILRAGGAFGRTDRGGGQRVQVEFVSANPTGPLGVVNARAAALGDALARVLQAAGYRVEKEFYLNDAGNQIRKLALSLEARMRQELGQPAEIPEGGYPGEYLIDIARDLLAAEGPALLDRPEEERWERMARFAVEAIVAQMRTQLARFGVEFDEWYPETRVREAGYPERVLERLRQRGMVYEQDGALWLRSSAVGDDKDRVLVRRDGEYTYTLVDIAYHLTKWERGFQRAIDIWGQDHHGHVVPMQAALRALGLPDGWFEVLLTQMVHLVRGGQAVRMSKRRGELVTMAEFLDEVDVDAARYFFLMRSPDTHLDFDLDLANLRSSENPVYYVQYAHARACGILRQAEAEAGLRPDESVDLGPLGDPAERDLARRLLDLPGEVAAAAEAREPHRLTYYLKDVATLFHQFYTRCRVLGEEDPVAQARLALVDATRQVLATALGLLGVTAPERM
- the speB gene encoding agmatinase, giving the protein MEEPWSPGLWERPGRFMAAEAGYPEAQWVLAGAPLELTVSYRAGTRWGPARIREASYALETYSPHLDRDLEELAIHDAGDIALPLGNLGQSLARIEAALRRPYAGGKRVLLLGGEHLVTLAAVNAALDRYPDLVVVQLDAHTDLRDRYLDEPYSHATVMRRVLDLVGPGRLWQLGPRSGLREEFQLAREQGRFYHDVEEGADALAGQLAGPLQGVPLYLTVDIDVLDPSVAPGTGTPEPGGPDFATLLRALYRLARAGARVVGADIVETAPPLDPSGRTEIVAAKIAREILLAFTGEVAQ
- the speE gene encoding polyamine aminopropyltransferase: MQVWFSEDQTADLRISVRVRQVLHQERSPYQEIMVLDTVQFGRMLVLDDVIQTTEKDEFAYHEMMAHVPLFAHPHPRRVLVIGGGDGGVLREVLRHPTVEEAHMAEIDQRVVEVSRRHLPELNNFADARARVFFTDGIRHVEEHPDAYDVIIVDSTDPVGPAVALFGSDFHRAVFRALRPGGIFVQQSESPFFNRELIRQVQASLRQVFPVAGLYWGVVPTYPGGFWTYSVGTRGTDPRRPREGAWEEARLQTRYYSPEVHRAAFALPPFVAELVEPEPAGAPAGGPPVPGSKGS
- a CDS encoding pyruvoyl-dependent arginine decarboxylase, producing MLPTPKKVTVVAGSGEGDHKLTAFDNALLAAGIGNLNLIKVSSILPPDCEVVEKLDIPPGSLTPTAYGTIASDVKGDRIAAAVAVGFSDRDYGTIMEFSGHCTQKEAEQAVRAMVEEAFRRRGMALREVRVAAAEMVVGDRPGAVVAAAVLWY
- a CDS encoding transglycosylase domain-containing protein gives rise to the protein MGTANGARHGGTNRPGPRGGGYTEWRPRRRTGGMGDRRPGPAGTGGRGSGHRGGRHGRPSLARRVARWAGLAVVFLALAGAGVVAFAAATPLPKPQVPQATVVYDIEGRMIASLYRQNRQVARPEEIPRSLRQAVVAAEDARFYRHHGFDPVAIGRAVVRNLEAGRIVEGGSSITQQLARTLYDLSLERTVGRKFREALLAVKLETHYTKDQILTMYLNQVYFGRGAYGAKVAAREYFGKPLDELTLAESATLAAFIRGPEIYWRDPERAKGRRDWVLSRMAELGMITAAEAEQAQAEPLRLRPPDEPDTRAPYFVDYVRDQLAAQVPELANQIYTGGFRIYTTLDLDMQQAAEAAVQRLDDLVAPLEEHQGIPQPQVALIALDPSTGGIRAMVGGRDFETTPFNRAVRARRQPGSAFKPFLYTAVLAAGEPITTPVACRAREYPGGEGGRPYVPSDYGDERYHNAFLDIRRAVAISDNVVAVEWMNRVKPGRVAALARRMGITSPLTTQHLTLALGESAVTPLELARGYATLANLGQRVDPFAILRVEDRDGRVLFQHDPQAERVLAPDVAWLMTDVLKSVFDPAYSGTGRALGIGRPAAGKTGTTDASRDVWFVGYTPDLVAAVWVGADDNRQTVRLPGGAGATGSSTAGRIWQAFMRVALEGRPARDWPRPDGVVRASACTLTGALDNPQFQWREEWFLAGHVPPPNCLALLQDPHIREDLAAAGGAPRGLLPVPLPSLPELPGLPGLRPPATEPPGPGREAPEGGPPGGRPDPESPQAPAEPPRGPAQEPEGGPEGEEPEEAPSQPGGPSPGAARGGRERGGPGSPPGSPQGEATPEQGPPGQGGPEAPAGDVPGSGAGPGQDGAGDATPGHRPPAGPRDAGAGWPWESLPRPPEGRAPHP